In Actinomycetota bacterium, a single genomic region encodes these proteins:
- a CDS encoding FAD-dependent oxidoreductase translates to ATGFNYKDPGVPGTDLEGLYYVKNIRQAMEWDKILDSVKKAVVVEASPLGLEMVTALAHRGIETHLVDPHPWALAEVGDPDIMKPVMDSWTEMGVISHYNTKVEAFLGEGKVRAVQTNEGELEADLVVICTHKTPNNKLAREAGLDIGSTGGIIVDQRMATSKPGVFAAGDCNELPHGITKIPIQGLSGSHAYAQGKVAGNSAVGGDRLYQPVYVPWGMVAGKWMIGGVSFGETLATALGIPFVLGVAQGISRARYYPDMKPVRVKLLAEPGTLKLIGAQMVGGEGIKERADFLAVAVKTGVTLHDLAWMENVYSPPIGALNEPIAMAAQNGLASLKS, encoded by the coding sequence CGCCACCGGCTTCAACTACAAGGACCCCGGTGTACCCGGCACCGACCTCGAAGGCCTCTATTACGTAAAGAACATCCGTCAGGCGATGGAGTGGGACAAGATCCTCGACAGCGTGAAAAAGGCGGTTGTCGTCGAGGCCTCCCCGCTGGGCCTCGAGATGGTCACCGCCCTGGCGCACCGGGGCATCGAGACCCATCTGGTCGACCCCCATCCGTGGGCGCTTGCCGAGGTCGGAGACCCGGACATCATGAAGCCGGTCATGGACTCGTGGACCGAGATGGGCGTGATCAGCCACTACAACACCAAAGTCGAGGCGTTCCTGGGCGAAGGCAAGGTCCGCGCAGTCCAGACCAACGAAGGCGAGCTCGAAGCCGACCTGGTGGTGATCTGCACCCACAAGACCCCGAACAACAAGCTCGCCCGCGAGGCGGGGCTGGACATCGGGTCGACCGGCGGGATCATCGTCGACCAGCGCATGGCCACCTCCAAGCCCGGCGTGTTCGCCGCCGGCGACTGCAACGAGCTGCCGCACGGCATCACGAAGATTCCAATCCAGGGCCTCTCCGGCAGCCACGCGTACGCCCAGGGCAAGGTCGCAGGCAACAGCGCCGTGGGCGGCGACCGCCTCTACCAGCCGGTTTACGTCCCGTGGGGCATGGTCGCGGGCAAGTGGATGATCGGCGGAGTCTCATTTGGCGAGACGCTGGCGACCGCCCTCGGCATCCCGTTCGTCCTCGGCGTTGCGCAGGGAATCTCCCGCGCACGCTACTACCCGGACATGAAGCCGGTGCGGGTAAAGCTGCTGGCCGAGCCGGGCACGCTGAAGCTGATCGGCGCCCAGATGGTGGGCGGCGAGGGCATCAAGGAGAGGGCCGACTTCCTGGCGGTGGCCGTCAAGACCGGCGTGACTCTTCACGACCTGGCCTGGATGGAGAACGTGTACTCACCGCCGATCGGGGCCCTGAACGAGCCCATCGCTATGGCCGCACAGAACGGCCTCGCTTCCCTCAAGTCCTGA